In Leptolyngbya sp. FACHB-261, the following are encoded in one genomic region:
- a CDS encoding GNAT family N-acetyltransferase, translated as MLIETIQSYLRVATSHQRDTEQIGSFLATFSRSNDTPFLNYAIPDDNATPSRADVAALIAAYEKRSRKPRLEYIPQLAPAVKPVLIDAGFCVEGHLPLMTCTPESAQSLPVPPGIELILPVSDADLLATVSVQNEAYGAPPPDSASMARLRNSLEAGGIAVLARIMATGEPVGAGVCTVPSHQTTEIAAIGVRAAFRRRGVAGSLTTRLVQEAFAAGVSLPFLMAAQEAEKRIYARAGFAEVGEILHISRPTK; from the coding sequence ATGCTGATCGAAACTATTCAGTCATATTTGCGTGTCGCAACCAGCCATCAACGCGATACAGAACAAATTGGTTCATTTCTCGCTACCTTCTCTCGTTCCAACGATACTCCTTTCCTCAACTATGCTATTCCCGATGACAATGCCACACCATCACGCGCCGATGTGGCTGCTCTCATCGCTGCCTACGAAAAGCGATCGCGGAAGCCGCGTTTAGAATATATCCCGCAGTTAGCGCCTGCTGTTAAACCAGTGTTGATTGATGCAGGCTTTTGCGTTGAAGGACATCTGCCGCTCATGACCTGCACTCCTGAATCGGCGCAAAGTCTTCCAGTTCCCCCAGGGATCGAATTGATTTTGCCAGTTTCTGATGCCGATCTGCTTGCCACAGTCTCGGTTCAGAACGAAGCTTACGGCGCTCCTCCGCCCGACTCTGCCTCGATGGCCCGACTCCGAAACAGCCTCGAAGCAGGTGGAATCGCTGTTTTAGCCCGAATTATGGCAACGGGTGAACCTGTAGGCGCGGGCGTGTGTACTGTACCCAGTCACCAAACGACAGAGATTGCAGCGATCGGGGTACGTGCTGCTTTCCGTCGTCGGGGTGTGGCAGGGTCGCTGACAACCCGATTGGTGCAGGAAGCTTTTGCTGCGGGTGTCTCTTTACCTTTTCTGATGGCTGCACAGGAAGCAGAGAAAAGGATTTACGCTCGTGCAGGCTTTGCTGAAGTCGGTGAGATTCTACACATATCGCGTCCCACAAAATAG
- the pstB gene encoding phosphate ABC transporter ATP-binding protein PstB, with protein sequence MRSNNAAVDTLNTTTFAVRGVKVYYGDFMALQEVNVEIPERKIIAFIGPSGCGKSTLLRCFNRMNDLIPRARVEGKINYQGKNIYDPKINPVKVRRQVGMVFQRPNPFPKSIYENIAFGPRANGYKGNMDELVEQSLRRAALWDEVKDKLKAKGTDLSGGQQQRLCIAQAIAMKPDVILMDEPASALDPISTKQVEELCMELKGQYTIIIVTHNMQQASRISNLTAFFNTETDSSGKRRGRLVEFSPTEQIFNSPKTEEAQEYISGRFG encoded by the coding sequence ATGCGATCGAACAATGCAGCTGTGGACACGCTCAACACAACAACTTTTGCAGTTAGAGGTGTCAAGGTTTACTACGGTGACTTTATGGCACTTCAGGAAGTCAATGTGGAAATTCCTGAACGAAAGATCATTGCTTTTATTGGACCTTCGGGCTGTGGTAAAAGCACCCTACTGCGCTGCTTTAACCGGATGAATGATCTCATTCCTAGAGCCAGGGTTGAGGGTAAGATCAACTACCAGGGCAAAAACATCTATGACCCCAAAATCAATCCAGTAAAAGTCCGACGGCAAGTTGGGATGGTATTCCAACGACCCAATCCTTTTCCTAAGTCAATCTACGAAAATATTGCCTTTGGTCCACGAGCCAACGGTTACAAAGGGAATATGGACGAATTGGTGGAGCAATCGCTGCGGCGGGCTGCACTTTGGGATGAGGTGAAAGACAAGCTGAAAGCAAAAGGGACAGATTTATCGGGAGGGCAGCAACAACGGCTTTGCATCGCCCAAGCAATTGCTATGAAGCCAGATGTGATCTTGATGGATGAACCTGCATCGGCTCTCGATCCAATTTCAACAAAGCAGGTTGAAGAGCTTTGTATGGAACTGAAGGGGCAATACACCATCATCATCGTGACCCACAATATGCAGCAAGCATCGCGAATCTCAAATTTGACCGCATTTTTTAATACGGAGACAGATTCTAGCGGCAAGCGGCGGGGAAGATTGGTTGAGTTCAGTCCTACCGAACAGATCTTTAATTCTCCAAAGACTGAGGAAGCTCAGGAGTATATCAGCGGGCGTTTTGGTTAA
- a CDS encoding PstA family ABC transporter permease codes for MLIFVPIGVGAALYLEEYAPKAWWTDIIEVNIANLAGIPSIVYGLLGLGVFYYLLGFGPSLITGALTLSLLSLPVIIVTSREAIRAVPDALREASYGLGTTKWQTVWNHVHSYITRPEPGFANAAAATIIVLLFVILVLNGIAIYLRNRFSLLK; via the coding sequence ATGCTAATTTTCGTGCCGATCGGAGTAGGGGCGGCTTTATATCTTGAAGAATACGCACCCAAAGCTTGGTGGACCGATATTATTGAAGTTAATATTGCCAACTTGGCTGGAATCCCTTCGATCGTCTATGGGCTACTAGGGTTAGGCGTTTTCTATTATCTTTTAGGTTTTGGTCCATCATTGATTACCGGCGCATTAACCTTATCTCTGCTGTCTTTACCCGTCATTATTGTGACTTCGAGAGAGGCAATTCGAGCTGTTCCTGATGCCCTGCGTGAAGCATCCTACGGCTTGGGAACAACTAAATGGCAAACGGTATGGAATCATGTTCACAGTTACATTACTCGTCCTGAGCCTGGTTTTGCCAACGCTGCTGCCGCAACCATCATTGTCTTATTGTTTGTCATTCTGGTTCTCAATGGGATAGCAATCTACCTGCGAAATCGCTTCTCACTGCTGAAATAA
- a CDS encoding VOC family protein — protein sequence MDNNPSVLSHVSIGTNDFERAVAFYDAVLAPLGCKRLMEHPGAIAYGKQYPEFWVGTPFDGQLATVGNGSHIGFIAPTKAAVHAFYEAALAAGGRDEGAPGGRPDYSELYYGCFVRDLDGHKVEAAFWDEQLEQELNQGKPT from the coding sequence ATGGACAATAATCCCAGCGTTCTCTCACATGTCTCGATTGGCACCAATGATTTTGAACGGGCTGTTGCTTTTTACGACGCTGTATTAGCTCCTTTGGGCTGCAAGCGATTGATGGAACATCCAGGCGCGATTGCCTATGGCAAACAGTACCCTGAATTTTGGGTGGGAACCCCATTTGATGGACAGCTCGCGACTGTTGGCAATGGTTCGCATATCGGCTTTATCGCTCCTACGAAAGCAGCCGTTCATGCTTTCTACGAAGCAGCACTAGCAGCAGGTGGTAGAGACGAAGGTGCGCCCGGTGGCAGACCTGACTACAGTGAGCTGTATTACGGTTGCTTTGTACGTGATTTAGACGGACACAAGGTAGAAGCTGCTTTTTGGGATGAGCAGCTTGAGCAAGAACTCAATCAGGGTAAGCCTACGTAA
- a CDS encoding GNAT family N-acetyltransferase → MGWHLKQTAWGQGYATEAARAVLEYGFDRLKLPVVYSIMHPEDISSARVVKRLGMNWAGHTNQHYKTELEMYQLEAHAWRQSV, encoded by the coding sequence ATTGGATGGCATTTGAAACAGACAGCATGGGGACAGGGATACGCAACAGAAGCAGCAAGGGCAGTTCTTGAATATGGCTTCGATCGCCTGAAACTACCAGTGGTTTACTCAATCATGCATCCAGAAGATATTTCCTCAGCGCGTGTCGTAAAGAGGCTGGGAATGAACTGGGCTGGTCACACTAATCAACATTACAAAACGGAGCTTGAAATGTATCAGCTGGAAGCACATGCTTGGAGGCAATCAGTATAA
- a CDS encoding VOC family protein → MHTKFIPAGFHSVTPYLIVQGVNQLLEFVKTAFDAEEVLFVKQPDGFIRRAAVRIGDSMVEMSEAKGEWTPMPGAIHLYVGDTDVVYERSLQAGATSLQKPTDMYYGECSAAVKDPVGNHWYIATHTEDLPSEELVKREADFLAQQH, encoded by the coding sequence ATGCACACTAAATTCATTCCGGCTGGATTTCATAGCGTGACTCCTTATCTCATTGTTCAAGGAGTAAATCAACTGCTTGAGTTTGTCAAAACAGCATTTGATGCTGAGGAAGTTCTCTTCGTGAAACAACCCGATGGTTTTATCAGACGTGCAGCCGTGAGAATTGGTGACTCGATGGTGGAGATGTCTGAGGCGAAGGGAGAGTGGACACCGATGCCGGGAGCAATTCATCTATATGTAGGTGACACTGATGTTGTTTATGAGCGCTCGCTCCAGGCAGGTGCAACCTCCCTCCAGAAGCCAACGGACATGTATTACGGAGAGTGTAGCGCTGCTGTAAAAGATCCAGTTGGCAATCACTGGTATATCGCCACCCATACCGAAGACTTACCATCAGAGGAATTAGTGAAGCGGGAAGCAGACTTTTTAGCACAACAGCACTAA